The Flavobacterium sp. HJ-32-4 genome contains a region encoding:
- a CDS encoding ankyrin repeat domain-containing protein — MTQKYLSFIVTLMLCTCFGSVSAQDVFSVARTGTKADMQRILAQESTAANQRNESGFTPLILAVYRSNNEVAKFLVDNGADVNASSGMGTALMAAIVKGNTEMAVYLLDHKADPNLKDDKGMTALMYAAMFRSASLIKPLLAKGADKTAKDAQGKTAFEYAVFSGDEATINLLK; from the coding sequence ATGACACAAAAATACCTCTCGTTTATCGTCACACTCATGCTTTGCACCTGCTTCGGATCGGTGTCTGCACAGGATGTCTTTTCCGTAGCCCGTACCGGCACCAAAGCGGATATGCAGCGCATCCTGGCCCAGGAGTCGACGGCGGCCAACCAGCGTAACGAAAGCGGATTCACGCCCCTCATTCTGGCGGTCTACCGATCGAATAACGAGGTGGCGAAGTTCCTGGTCGATAACGGCGCGGATGTCAATGCCAGTTCCGGTATGGGAACAGCCCTGATGGCGGCCATTGTCAAAGGAAATACAGAAATGGCGGTATATTTGCTCGATCACAAAGCCGACCCAAACCTGAAAGACGATAAAGGTATGACGGCGTTGATGTATGCGGCTATGTTTCGCAGCGCGTCGCTGATAAAGCCGTTGTTGGCGAAAGGTGCCGACAAAACCGCCAAAGATGCACAGGGTAAAACGGCTTTTGAGTATGCGGTCTTTTCAGGCGATGAAGCCACCATTAATTTATTGAAGTAA